Proteins encoded together in one Orrella marina window:
- a CDS encoding EAL domain-containing protein, whose amino-acid sequence MVYTVGMPVALGRILERSGHSYLRLILLVTVPATLWIGLFGLVGAIRLGRVDQSHLLMSVNLASLLICSGVMLAIARLVPRFKVMLALTVILITGFGWVSSCLWSDWQSQRLGFTEFALVLALLSGIMMLVVRPVGGPLAFRPGRSALATALIGTFFSTGAAYVLIERDIIQIQERAQVQVEGLRDDVVTAVTASVGAMERLAARWSTIDQSMPSVFVQQEFESIVSGFDEFKRLTYLDPGLVPRHDMISDPAFEGHLETALALDDFRHYLEHVFESGDVHLTPVGEFISDPRVGFIVAAIFAGDVDERLVVATVNMQELAIERLDPGEIGCCYQIVSNGHVIHGVPLDSDKRALAVAYDSASMHHDSSLDFRYWYVDSSTRIEQPYLPEGILLFGLVFTFLANSSQRLTHVVRRRNLQLQHSALHDSLTGLPNRRMLAQALRRTKLQCEKDGSSLSVVFLELDGLRLISDSLGHEAADTLLIEAARRLRTELPETAGLARLDSGDFVVHVAGMTQLEIETLTRRLLAVVQEPLQVESNQLRVTAFAGIARSTGQQVEPMRLVRQADMAMLKARKSGYSAWRHYSPELGEQVNARLALFNDLQTAMEKGTIQLRYQPIVNGRTGSVECFEVLMRHPHPTLGEISPGVFIPMAEESGQILPLTDWLLARACQDAKRLEAAGYGSIPLAINISPRYFQSANFVERIRTALNTADLTPSRLYLEITESVLLDDAPAAISKLQHLRDMGVDAALDDFGTGYSSLAYLRQLPIRTIKIDRTFVRNVISEPADAAIVRGVIAMAHHLHLKVVAEGIESIGQFSFLQRSGCDLFQGYLFDRPRLLDDILGVSTCEMASRELPRVGTPFGVRRTHRPYAILLAGQPRWSRSLASELRSGLEPLAGGFAATRFSVSEASSGVQTLEFLAQFDVDLVIIQDCLTDMGVRSLLIKVADVHPDLMRWVCMSPASGLRAADLDTFAGVDLVHRTWAMVPDVGEMVQAIVAAARPNQGGSGQ is encoded by the coding sequence GTGGTTTATACGGTGGGTATGCCGGTTGCACTTGGCAGGATACTTGAGAGATCAGGACATAGCTATCTACGTCTGATTTTGCTCGTGACCGTGCCTGCGACTCTCTGGATTGGCTTGTTTGGGCTTGTCGGAGCGATCAGACTGGGTCGGGTCGACCAGAGTCACCTCCTGATGTCTGTCAACCTGGCCAGTCTCTTGATCTGCAGTGGCGTGATGCTGGCGATCGCCAGGCTCGTTCCCCGGTTCAAGGTGATGCTTGCCCTGACCGTCATCCTGATTACGGGCTTTGGCTGGGTGTCGTCCTGTTTGTGGTCAGACTGGCAGTCCCAGCGACTGGGTTTCACTGAGTTTGCGCTAGTACTGGCGTTGCTCTCAGGCATCATGATGCTGGTTGTAAGACCGGTGGGTGGCCCACTGGCTTTCAGGCCAGGACGCAGCGCACTGGCGACCGCCCTGATTGGTACCTTTTTCAGTACGGGTGCGGCCTACGTTCTGATCGAACGGGATATCATCCAGATTCAGGAGCGAGCCCAGGTGCAGGTCGAGGGGCTACGCGACGATGTCGTCACTGCGGTCACGGCTTCTGTCGGTGCAATGGAGCGTCTGGCCGCTCGCTGGAGTACGATCGACCAGAGCATGCCGTCAGTGTTTGTGCAGCAGGAGTTCGAAAGCATCGTATCAGGCTTTGATGAGTTCAAACGCCTGACGTATCTCGACCCGGGGCTGGTCCCGCGTCACGACATGATCAGCGATCCGGCATTCGAGGGGCACCTGGAGACCGCACTGGCCCTGGACGATTTCAGACACTACCTTGAACATGTGTTTGAATCAGGTGACGTGCACCTGACCCCGGTCGGTGAATTCATTTCTGACCCCAGGGTTGGGTTCATCGTTGCAGCAATCTTTGCCGGGGATGTGGATGAAAGACTGGTGGTTGCGACTGTCAACATGCAGGAACTCGCCATAGAGCGTCTTGATCCAGGCGAAATTGGTTGTTGCTACCAGATTGTCAGCAATGGCCATGTGATTCATGGAGTACCTCTTGATTCAGACAAACGCGCACTGGCTGTTGCGTATGATTCTGCGTCGATGCACCATGACTCCAGTCTGGATTTCAGGTACTGGTACGTGGACTCATCCACACGCATCGAGCAGCCATATCTGCCTGAAGGTATTCTGCTCTTCGGTCTGGTGTTCACGTTTCTGGCCAACAGCAGTCAGCGTCTGACGCATGTCGTGCGACGTCGTAATCTTCAGTTGCAGCACAGTGCCTTGCACGATTCGCTGACCGGCTTGCCCAACAGGCGCATGCTGGCGCAAGCCTTGAGGCGCACCAAGCTTCAGTGCGAGAAAGACGGATCGAGTCTGTCGGTCGTGTTTCTCGAGCTTGACGGCTTGCGCCTGATCAGCGATTCACTCGGACATGAAGCAGCCGACACCCTGCTGATTGAAGCGGCCCGGCGGTTACGGACAGAGCTGCCTGAGACGGCGGGCCTGGCCCGACTGGATTCGGGTGACTTTGTCGTTCACGTGGCAGGCATGACACAGCTGGAGATCGAGACGCTCACGCGCAGGCTGCTGGCTGTGGTTCAGGAACCTTTGCAGGTCGAGTCCAACCAGCTGAGGGTGACCGCGTTTGCGGGGATTGCCCGTTCAACCGGACAACAGGTCGAGCCAATGCGACTGGTGCGTCAGGCCGACATGGCGATGCTGAAGGCCCGAAAAAGTGGCTACTCCGCCTGGCGCCACTATTCGCCTGAACTTGGTGAGCAAGTCAACGCCCGGCTCGCGCTCTTCAATGACTTGCAGACCGCCATGGAGAAGGGCACGATCCAGCTTCGTTATCAGCCGATCGTCAATGGTCGCACCGGGTCTGTGGAGTGTTTTGAAGTACTCATGCGGCACCCACATCCGACGTTGGGAGAAATCTCGCCGGGAGTCTTCATTCCGATGGCAGAAGAGTCGGGCCAGATACTTCCGCTGACTGACTGGCTGCTGGCCAGAGCCTGTCAGGATGCGAAACGACTCGAAGCTGCCGGCTATGGCAGCATCCCGCTGGCGATCAATATTTCACCGCGCTATTTTCAGAGTGCGAATTTTGTGGAGCGGATCCGGACGGCCCTGAATACAGCGGACCTGACACCCTCCAGGCTATATCTGGAAATCACCGAGAGCGTGCTGCTAGATGATGCGCCCGCCGCGATCAGCAAGCTGCAGCATCTGCGTGACATGGGGGTCGACGCCGCTCTCGATGATTTCGGGACTGGCTACTCGAGTCTGGCCTACCTCAGGCAGCTTCCCATCCGCACCATCAAAATTGACCGTACGTTTGTGAGAAACGTCATCAGCGAGCCGGCTGATGCAGCCATCGTACGTGGCGTGATCGCGATGGCGCATCACCTGCATCTGAAAGTGGTTGCCGAAGGCATCGAGTCGATAGGCCAGTTCAGTTTCTTGCAACGTAGTGGTTGTGATCTGTTTCAGGGTTACCTGTTTGATCGTCCTCGTTTACTGGATGACATCCTCGGTGTTTCCACCTGTGAAATGGCCTCACGCGAACTACCAAGAGTAGGCACCCCGTTCGGGGTGCGACGTACGCATCGGCCGTACGCCATTTTGCTGGCAGGTCAGCCGCGATGGTCCAGGTCGCTGGCGAGCGAGTTGCGCTCGGGGCTGGAGCCTTTGGCAGGTGGGTTCGCCGCCACCCGTTTCAGCGTTTCCGAGGCCAGCTCGGGTGTGCAGACACTTGAGTTTCTGGCGCAGTTCGACGTGGATCTGGTGATCATTCAGGACTGCCTGACAGACATGGGCGTGCGGTCGCTTCTGATCAAGGTGGCCGATGTGCATCCTGATCTGATGCGGTGGGTGTGCATGAGTCCGGCTTCTGGACTGCGCGCGGCGGATCTCGATACGTTTGCAGGTGTTGATCTGGTTCACCGTACCTGGGCGATGGTCCCGGATGTGGGCGAGATGGTCCAGGCAATCGTGGCAGCAGCCCGACCGAATCAGGGCGGGTCAGGACAGTGA
- a CDS encoding acetyl-CoA acetyltransferase, whose protein sequence is MHTPMIVGWGHTQFGKLDNVDIEQLIQQAASEAIESSGVDPLDIDGVFVGTFNGGFVQQDFGGAMVGVALPELRHVPAVRLENACATGSAAIWTALDAIMAGRMKRVLVVGYEKMNTLPTAEIGNILLKCSYVKEEADIQGGFAGVFGEIAKAYFERHGDQSDALAAIAAKNHHNGMDNPYAHLRRDFGFEFCRNPSDKNPVVAGPLKRSDCSLVSDGAAAMVISSERIDGARHTPVTWAARAHVNEWLPLSRRDPTRFEGAALAWNKGLEQSGLGLDDLGFVETHDCFTIAELLEYEAMGLAPYGQGAKVALDGISAADGKLPVNRSGGLKSKGHPIGATGVSMHVMAAMQLSGTAGDMQLPNVTSGSHGAVFNMGGASVANYLSILRAAD, encoded by the coding sequence ATGCATACACCCATGATCGTTGGCTGGGGTCACACCCAGTTCGGCAAACTTGACAATGTCGACATCGAGCAGTTGATCCAGCAGGCGGCCAGTGAGGCAATCGAGTCCTCAGGTGTCGATCCCCTGGACATTGACGGCGTGTTTGTGGGCACATTCAACGGCGGATTCGTTCAGCAGGACTTCGGCGGGGCAATGGTCGGCGTGGCCCTGCCTGAGTTACGACATGTTCCCGCTGTGCGCCTGGAGAATGCGTGCGCGACCGGGTCGGCAGCGATCTGGACCGCACTGGACGCCATCATGGCCGGGCGGATGAAGCGCGTGCTGGTGGTCGGCTACGAAAAAATGAACACGCTGCCCACAGCCGAGATTGGCAATATTCTGCTCAAGTGCTCCTACGTCAAGGAAGAGGCCGATATCCAGGGCGGTTTTGCCGGCGTCTTTGGTGAGATTGCCAAGGCGTATTTCGAGCGTCACGGTGACCAGTCTGATGCACTGGCCGCGATCGCAGCCAAGAATCACCACAATGGCATGGACAACCCGTATGCGCATCTGCGCCGGGATTTCGGGTTTGAATTCTGTCGAAATCCTTCGGACAAGAATCCGGTCGTGGCGGGGCCGCTCAAGCGCTCTGACTGTTCGCTTGTGTCTGACGGTGCGGCTGCGATGGTGATCTCCAGCGAACGGATCGATGGCGCGCGTCACACACCCGTGACCTGGGCTGCACGTGCGCATGTCAACGAATGGCTGCCGCTGAGCCGTCGCGATCCGACTCGTTTCGAGGGTGCGGCACTGGCCTGGAACAAGGGGTTGGAGCAGTCGGGACTCGGACTCGATGATCTGGGTTTTGTGGAGACACACGACTGCTTCACAATTGCAGAGTTGCTCGAGTACGAAGCGATGGGACTGGCTCCGTACGGCCAAGGCGCAAAGGTGGCACTGGATGGTATCTCTGCTGCAGATGGCAAGCTGCCCGTCAACCGCTCGGGCGGACTCAAGTCCAAAGGCCATCCGATCGGTGCAACGGGTGTCTCCATGCACGTGATGGCTGCGATGCAACTCAGTGGTACTGCAGGAGACATGCAGCTGCCAAATGTGACAAGTGGTTCGCACGGCGCGGTATTCAACATGGGTGGGGCGTCGGTTGCCAACTATTTGAGCATCTTGCGAGCAGCAGACTGA
- a CDS encoding acyl-CoA synthetase, with the protein MHQAQVINLAQLLVQTARLHPQRPGVIRGDTSWNWREIDARTSAMAKALSDQGVRPGDRILSHSRNILQTFELGWVAWRMGCVWVPTNFRLMPNEVAYLGESSGATVMIYEQGFEAHAQAVAQSSPALRLRVVIRESERALDAGELDYEQMVQAHLDAMLALPPGAGFEPVPVHQDTPAWFFYTSGTTGKPKAAVLTHGQMTFVVTNHLADLIPQTTEEDCSIVVAPLSHGAGVHAMLNVARAAASVLMPGEKLDPEVFWQLVEKHRVSNLFTVPTIVKVLVEHPAVDQYDHSSLRYMIYAGAPMYRTDQKLALQKLGKVLVQYFGLGEVTGCITVLPRHMHSEHDDDPNASIGSCGRPRTGIDVAILDSQMRRVPTGEIGEICVRGPAVFEGYFGNDEATAKALRGDWFHTGDLGRMDERGLLYITGRESDMYISGGSNVYPREVEEILLEHPDILEVAVLGVPDPKWGEVGVAVVVLRDQSLTIAPDALYAHLEGRCAKYRWPRSFFFWEALPKSGYGKITKKDVRQQLIERGEIQA; encoded by the coding sequence ATGCATCAGGCGCAGGTTATCAATCTGGCACAGTTACTGGTCCAGACGGCCAGACTTCATCCTCAGCGTCCCGGCGTCATTCGGGGTGACACCTCCTGGAACTGGCGCGAGATCGATGCGCGCACCAGTGCCATGGCAAAAGCGCTCAGCGACCAGGGAGTCCGACCGGGTGACCGGATACTTTCACATTCCCGCAATATCCTTCAGACGTTTGAGCTGGGCTGGGTGGCCTGGCGCATGGGTTGTGTGTGGGTCCCGACTAACTTTCGCCTCATGCCCAACGAAGTGGCGTACCTCGGCGAGAGTTCCGGTGCGACTGTCATGATTTATGAACAAGGGTTTGAAGCGCATGCGCAGGCCGTGGCGCAAAGCAGTCCTGCACTGCGCCTGCGGGTGGTGATTCGCGAAAGCGAACGCGCGCTCGATGCGGGCGAACTGGATTACGAGCAGATGGTGCAGGCCCACCTGGACGCCATGCTGGCTTTGCCACCCGGGGCAGGGTTTGAGCCGGTGCCAGTGCATCAAGATACGCCAGCTTGGTTTTTCTACACATCAGGCACAACAGGCAAGCCCAAGGCTGCTGTGCTGACACACGGGCAGATGACCTTTGTTGTCACCAATCATCTGGCTGATCTGATTCCGCAGACCACTGAGGAAGACTGCTCCATTGTGGTTGCGCCGCTTTCGCACGGCGCGGGCGTGCACGCGATGCTCAATGTGGCGCGCGCAGCCGCTTCGGTGCTGATGCCAGGTGAAAAGCTTGATCCCGAGGTGTTCTGGCAACTGGTCGAGAAGCATCGGGTCAGCAATCTCTTTACGGTTCCTACGATTGTGAAGGTGCTGGTTGAGCATCCGGCGGTCGATCAGTACGATCACTCAAGCCTGCGATACATGATCTATGCCGGTGCGCCCATGTATCGCACCGACCAGAAACTGGCCTTGCAGAAACTGGGCAAGGTGCTGGTGCAGTATTTCGGACTGGGAGAGGTGACCGGATGTATCACGGTGCTGCCCCGACACATGCACAGCGAGCATGATGACGACCCGAATGCCAGTATTGGCTCTTGCGGACGTCCTCGCACCGGTATTGATGTGGCGATTCTCGATTCGCAGATGCGTCGTGTGCCCACCGGCGAGATTGGCGAAATCTGTGTGCGAGGGCCGGCCGTTTTCGAAGGGTATTTCGGCAATGATGAAGCGACCGCCAAGGCGTTGCGCGGTGACTGGTTCCACACGGGTGATCTGGGCCGGATGGACGAACGTGGGCTGCTCTACATCACGGGACGCGAGTCAGATATGTACATCTCGGGTGGATCCAATGTGTACCCGCGTGAAGTCGAAGAGATCCTGCTCGAGCACCCGGACATACTCGAAGTCGCCGTGCTGGGCGTTCCGGATCCCAAATGGGGGGAGGTGGGTGTTGCCGTGGTGGTGCTACGCGATCAGTCGCTCACGATTGCGCCAGATGCCCTCTATGCCCACCTTGAGGGGCGCTGCGCCAAGTATCGCTGGCCGCGGTCCTTTTTCTTCTGGGAAGCATTGCCCAAGTCAGGGTACGGCAAAATCACCAAGAAGGATGTGCGCCAGCAGCTGATCGAGCGCGGGGAAATCCAGGCCTGA
- a CDS encoding phosphatidylglycerophosphatase A family protein, producing MAAMPDAGVVAMVMAWADRAGFRVGTGFGLGFLPWAPGTFGSLVGVLLAWWMLGRDRATQLAMAMLFFGVGWWVCEVSSARFGAVDAPQIVADEFLAFPLSVLGLRFARHPGVMMLALVLYRAFDIFKPWPIRELESVPGGLGIMLDDVVAASCVWLVLVSARLLYRTWRNHLLIARSRLER from the coding sequence ATGGCAGCGATGCCGGACGCGGGGGTCGTTGCGATGGTGATGGCGTGGGCTGACAGGGCAGGTTTCCGGGTTGGGACCGGATTCGGCCTTGGGTTCCTGCCCTGGGCACCTGGCACCTTTGGCTCCCTTGTCGGCGTGTTGCTGGCCTGGTGGATGCTGGGACGCGATCGTGCCACGCAACTCGCGATGGCAATGTTGTTTTTTGGGGTTGGCTGGTGGGTATGTGAAGTTTCCTCTGCACGGTTTGGTGCCGTCGATGCTCCGCAAATCGTTGCCGATGAGTTTCTGGCTTTTCCATTATCGGTGCTGGGGTTGCGATTCGCTCGTCACCCTGGCGTGATGATGTTGGCCCTGGTGCTGTACCGGGCGTTCGATATCTTCAAACCCTGGCCGATTCGCGAGCTTGAGTCTGTTCCAGGTGGACTCGGCATCATGCTCGACGATGTGGTCGCCGCGTCATGTGTCTGGCTGGTACTGGTGAGCGCCCGTCTGCTTTATCGTACATGGCGAAATCACCTCCTCATCGCCAGATCTCGCCTGGAACGTTGA
- the purL gene encoding phosphoribosylformylglycinamidine synthase, whose product MILLAGANALSAFRTQRLIDQFANLDLPVASVQARYEHVVLAAGNLDATQREHLAKLLDYGVEPQTPVSEEGALVLRVYPRLGTVSPWASKATDIAHNCGLTQVRRIERGVRYVFSLKRAWLSSKKLNEQQLAQLAACVHDRMTQVVVDSGFDVSALFEARPGKSLQTVPVIEQGRPALERVNLEWGMALSEDEIDYLLQSFVELGRDPTDVELLMFAQANSEHCRHKIFNAQWVIDGQPMSETLFGMIRQTHEQTPQGTVVAYSDNAAVMQGSGATRFEAEALDEAGPSAYGRRQTMVHTLMKVETHNHPTAIAPFEGSATGAGGEIRDEGATGRGSKPKAGLTGFTVSHLRFDDAIQPWESDHHGLPDRIASPLSIMIDGPLGGAAFNNEYGRPNLLGYFRSFEQSGAGLRWGYHKPIMIAGGLGSIDESQVRKLELPAGSLLIQLGGPGMRIGMSGAAASSMGVGSNQAELDFDSVQRANPEIERRAQEVIDRCWQLGQDNPVLAIHDVGAGGLSNAFPELVNDALRGATFDLRKVLLEESGMSPAEIWSNESQERYVLAIAPDSLERFSGIARRERCPFAVIGVTEQARHLKVVDTDDGDATQPVDVPMDVILGKPPRMTRDVTRIAPVNEPIDLTLIRLDDAVDRVLRHPTVASKSFLITIGDRTVGGLSSRDQMVGPWQVPVADCAVTLTDHDGDNGQAMSMGERTPLAMFNGPASARMAITEAITNLVAADVKSLDLVKLSANWMAACGSPGQDAVLFDTVQAASEFCREVGVSIPVGKDSLSMRTRWEVEGETESSREVISPVSLIVTAFAEVNDVKRTLTPQLRTDMGPTSLIFIDLSQGQQRMGGSILAQVSNQLGQEVPDISDAQTLRSFFATIRTLEESGTILAYHDRSDGGLFVTLAEMAFAGHCGVSINLDLLTIDPYAADWGDYKIRPEQVAVQRDEITLKALFCEEAGAVIQVPAAERDAVMQVLRGAGLSRHAHVVGMPNTSDEIEIYRDGKRIWGRPRAELGKIWSEVSWRVASRRDNPVCAQAEFDLWDDAADPGMSVQVDFDPQKDVAAPYVQSGARPKVAILREQGCNSHVEMAWAFDQAGFEAYDVHMTDLLQDRTSLVPFAGLVAVGGFSYGDVLGAGEGWARTILFNSKLSDMFAGFFARDDSFALGVCNGCQMMAALAPMIPGAQHWPRFTRNQSEKYEARLSLVEIAESPSIFTHGMAGTRIPVAVAHGEGYADFREQGDPSSVLRAVRYVDHRGQPTEAYPLNPNGSPDGLTGVTTADGRFTAMMPHPERVTRNVMMSWHPARWGQEDSGGACTPWMRFFQNARRSLG is encoded by the coding sequence GTGATCTTGCTGGCTGGCGCGAATGCCTTGTCGGCGTTTCGTACCCAGCGGCTGATTGATCAGTTCGCAAATCTGGATCTGCCGGTTGCAAGCGTGCAGGCACGCTACGAACACGTGGTGCTGGCCGCGGGGAATCTGGATGCAACCCAGCGAGAGCACCTTGCGAAGCTGCTTGATTATGGCGTGGAACCACAAACTCCGGTGTCGGAAGAGGGGGCACTGGTCTTACGGGTCTATCCGCGACTTGGCACGGTGTCACCCTGGGCCAGCAAGGCAACCGATATTGCGCACAACTGTGGTCTGACTCAGGTCAGGCGCATCGAGCGTGGTGTGCGCTATGTGTTCTCACTCAAGCGCGCCTGGCTATCGAGCAAGAAGCTCAACGAGCAACAGCTTGCGCAACTTGCGGCGTGTGTGCACGATCGCATGACCCAGGTCGTGGTCGATAGCGGTTTTGATGTGTCGGCGCTCTTTGAAGCGCGCCCGGGCAAGTCGTTGCAGACCGTGCCGGTGATCGAGCAGGGCCGTCCGGCGCTCGAACGCGTCAATCTTGAGTGGGGCATGGCGCTTTCGGAAGACGAGATCGATTACCTGTTGCAGTCATTTGTGGAACTCGGCCGCGATCCCACCGATGTCGAGTTGCTTATGTTCGCCCAGGCTAACAGCGAACACTGCCGCCACAAGATCTTCAATGCGCAGTGGGTCATTGATGGTCAGCCCATGTCTGAAACGTTGTTTGGCATGATTCGCCAGACGCACGAGCAAACGCCGCAGGGGACTGTTGTGGCGTACTCCGACAATGCAGCCGTGATGCAGGGATCCGGGGCCACGCGGTTTGAGGCCGAGGCACTCGACGAGGCAGGCCCGTCGGCCTACGGACGTCGTCAGACGATGGTGCACACGCTGATGAAGGTTGAGACTCACAATCACCCGACGGCCATTGCGCCGTTTGAGGGATCGGCAACGGGCGCTGGCGGGGAGATCCGTGACGAAGGCGCCACGGGTCGAGGCTCCAAGCCCAAGGCAGGTCTGACGGGGTTCACTGTTTCCCATCTGCGATTCGACGATGCGATTCAGCCCTGGGAGTCCGATCACCATGGGTTGCCGGATCGCATCGCCAGTCCACTGTCGATCATGATCGATGGTCCACTGGGCGGGGCTGCGTTCAACAACGAGTACGGTCGTCCCAATTTGCTGGGGTATTTCCGCAGTTTCGAGCAAAGTGGTGCCGGCCTTCGCTGGGGGTACCACAAGCCCATCATGATTGCCGGCGGTCTGGGCAGCATTGATGAGTCCCAGGTGCGAAAGCTTGAGCTGCCGGCCGGATCACTCCTGATCCAGTTGGGCGGACCGGGTATGCGCATCGGCATGAGTGGCGCTGCGGCCTCCAGCATGGGGGTCGGCAGCAACCAGGCCGAGCTGGATTTTGATTCTGTGCAGCGTGCCAACCCCGAAATCGAGCGTCGGGCCCAGGAGGTCATCGATCGCTGCTGGCAGCTCGGCCAGGATAACCCGGTGCTGGCTATTCACGACGTGGGTGCGGGTGGCCTGTCCAACGCGTTTCCTGAGCTGGTCAATGATGCCCTGCGCGGTGCAACCTTCGATCTGCGCAAAGTCTTGCTTGAAGAGTCCGGCATGTCTCCCGCAGAAATCTGGAGTAACGAGAGCCAGGAGCGCTACGTGCTGGCCATCGCGCCCGATAGCCTGGAGAGATTCAGTGGTATCGCTCGACGTGAGCGCTGCCCGTTTGCGGTGATTGGTGTCACCGAGCAGGCGCGGCACCTCAAGGTCGTGGACACGGATGATGGCGATGCTACCCAGCCGGTTGACGTCCCTATGGACGTCATTCTGGGCAAACCGCCCCGCATGACACGGGACGTCACGCGGATTGCCCCGGTGAATGAGCCAATCGATCTGACGCTCATCCGTCTGGATGATGCCGTTGATCGCGTGTTGCGTCACCCAACGGTTGCCAGCAAGTCGTTCTTGATTACCATCGGTGACCGAACGGTGGGTGGTTTGTCGAGCAGGGACCAGATGGTTGGCCCGTGGCAGGTGCCGGTCGCTGATTGTGCCGTAACGTTGACCGACCACGACGGTGACAATGGTCAGGCCATGTCCATGGGTGAGCGCACACCGCTGGCCATGTTCAATGGCCCGGCTTCGGCTCGCATGGCGATCACGGAAGCGATCACCAATCTGGTTGCAGCCGATGTCAAGTCTCTGGATCTGGTCAAGCTCTCTGCCAACTGGATGGCAGCTTGTGGCAGCCCAGGTCAGGATGCGGTGCTGTTTGACACAGTTCAGGCCGCGAGTGAGTTCTGCCGTGAAGTGGGCGTGTCGATCCCTGTGGGTAAGGACTCGCTTTCCATGCGTACGCGCTGGGAGGTCGAAGGCGAGACCGAGTCCTCGCGTGAAGTGATTTCGCCGGTGTCTCTCATTGTCACGGCGTTTGCCGAGGTTAACGATGTCAAGCGCACACTGACGCCACAGTTGCGTACGGACATGGGGCCCACGTCCCTCATCTTTATCGATCTGTCCCAGGGGCAGCAGCGGATGGGCGGGTCCATTCTGGCCCAGGTCAGCAATCAGCTTGGCCAGGAAGTGCCGGATATTAGCGATGCACAGACCCTGCGCAGCTTTTTTGCGACGATTCGCACGCTCGAGGAGTCAGGTACCATTCTCGCCTACCACGACCGGTCCGATGGCGGACTGTTTGTCACGCTTGCGGAAATGGCATTTGCCGGACATTGCGGCGTGTCCATCAACCTGGATCTGCTGACGATTGATCCGTATGCAGCCGACTGGGGTGACTACAAGATCCGTCCTGAGCAGGTGGCCGTGCAGCGTGACGAAATCACGCTCAAGGCGCTGTTTTGTGAGGAAGCGGGTGCGGTGATCCAGGTGCCAGCTGCTGAACGTGACGCGGTCATGCAGGTGTTGCGTGGCGCAGGTCTTTCCAGACACGCGCATGTGGTTGGTATGCCAAACACCAGTGACGAGATCGAGATCTACCGCGATGGCAAGCGCATCTGGGGTCGTCCACGCGCTGAGCTCGGCAAGATCTGGTCAGAGGTCAGCTGGCGAGTTGCATCGCGTCGGGACAATCCTGTCTGCGCTCAGGCAGAGTTTGATTTGTGGGATGATGCAGCCGATCCTGGTATGAGCGTTCAGGTGGATTTTGATCCACAGAAAGACGTCGCAGCCCCGTACGTACAGAGTGGTGCGCGTCCCAAGGTGGCGATTCTTCGCGAGCAGGGCTGCAACAGTCACGTGGAAATGGCCTGGGCCTTCGATCAGGCCGGATTTGAGGCTTATGACGTGCACATGACGGATTTGCTGCAGGATCGGACCAGCCTGGTGCCGTTTGCCGGGTTGGTGGCAGTGGGCGGATTCAGCTATGGAGACGTGCTGGGCGCAGGCGAAGGATGGGCCAGAACCATCTTGTTCAACAGCAAGTTGTCAGACATGTTCGCCGGGTTCTTTGCGCGCGATGACAGTTTTGCGCTGGGCGTGTGCAATGGTTGTCAGATGATGGCTGCACTGGCACCTATGATTCCCGGTGCGCAGCACTGGCCGCGTTTTACCCGTAACCAGTCCGAGAAGTATGAGGCGCGCCTGTCACTGGTCGAGATCGCCGAGTCGCCCTCGATCTTCACCCACGGTATGGCGGGAACGCGGATTCCGGTGGCTGTGGCGCACGGAGAAGGGTATGCCGACTTCAGGGAGCAGGGTGATCCGTCCAGTGTGTTGCGTGCAGTTCGCTATGTGGACCATCGCGGTCAGCCAACCGAGGCTTATCCGCTCAATCCGAATGGCAGTCCAGATGGCCTGACCGGGGTGACGACCGCGGATGGACGTTTTACAGCCATGATGCCGCACCCTGAGCGTGTGACCCGCAATGTCATGATGTCATGGCATCCTGCGCGCTGGGGCCAGGAAGATTCGGGAGGCGCCTGCACACCCTGGATGCGATTCTTTCAGAACGCCCGTCGTTCGCTGGGCTGA